The sequence below is a genomic window from Clostridium sp. BJN0001.
TTGAAAAAATGATAATGGAGATATTCTAAATTTTAAATCACTTATACATTCTTCAATATAATCTGTTCCATACACTGTTATATTTGTATTTCCATAAACTCTACTTGTATTTGAATCATTTATATTTACTATTACACTTTTTAAAAATGTAACTTTAGATTTCAAATTTTCAATAAGTTTATCAAGCTTTGGTATTTTCTTTTTTGTAGAAACTAATATTATCATTAATTGATTTGTTTTAAATGCTTTTCTTATTATAATGTGTCTTATTATTCCTTTTTTATAAAATGCTCCATCTTTATTTGCTGGTTCTATATTATTTTCAGTCATCCACTCTTTAATTAAATTTACAATCATAGAATTTTCTTTAGGCTGAATCATACATGAATCTATATCTATTACATCATGTGTCTTTTCACTATAAAAACCTATTACTATTTTTCCATTAATTTTTGCTACTGGAAGCTGAACTTTATTTCTATAATTTAAAAAATCACGCATTCCTAAAGGATATTCTACTAAATCCGGATTTAATCCTCCAATTTTACTTATGCAGTCTCGTACTCTGTCATATTTAAAGTCAAGCTGCCCACTATAACTTAAATTTTGAAAGTTACACCCTCCACACTTTTCAAAATTTTTGCACTTTGCTTCTTCTCTTTTTTCAGATTTTTCTAGTATTTCTAAAACCTTAGCATATGCATACTTTTTCTTCTTTTTAGTTATTACTACTCTAGCTTTTTCTCCTTTTAATGCACCTAAAACAAATATAGGAAAGTTATCTATTTTAGCGACGCCCTCTCCTTCATAACCGAATGATTCTATATTAACTATATATTCTTTATTTATTTCTATCATAATAACCCTCTGAATTCATTAATTTTAAACTATATTTATTATACACTGAACTATTTAATTAAGTAAAATAAAAAAGCACCTTTCGGTGCTAATACAGAATCAGTTGCCATTTAATTCCATACACTATTAAGTATTCCATTTTTAGTCTGTAGTATACATTATATACTAAAACCATTAAAAGTAAATGTTAATTTTTTGTTAACATTTTTAAAATGTATAAAAAATAAGAGGCCTGTCACAGAATTTAAAACATCTGTGACAAACTTCTTATTTATATCTTAATCTATA
It includes:
- the rlmD gene encoding 23S rRNA (uracil(1939)-C(5))-methyltransferase RlmD, giving the protein MIEINKEYIVNIESFGYEGEGVAKIDNFPIFVLGALKGEKARVVITKKKKKYAYAKVLEILEKSEKREEAKCKNFEKCGGCNFQNLSYSGQLDFKYDRVRDCISKIGGLNPDLVEYPLGMRDFLNYRNKVQLPVAKINGKIVIGFYSEKTHDVIDIDSCMIQPKENSMIVNLIKEWMTENNIEPANKDGAFYKKGIIRHIIIRKAFKTNQLMIILVSTKKKIPKLDKLIENLKSKVTFLKSVIVNINDSNTSRVYGNTNITVYGTDYIEECISDLKFRISPLSFFQVNPVQTEVLYKKVLEYADLKSDETVFDAYCGTGSISLFLSKKAKKVYGVEIVDEAIKSARVNSEINNINNAEFYTGKSEKVIPELIEKGITADVIVVDPPRKGCDKFLLDSIIKAEPKKIVYVSCDPSTLARDLKYLCSEKYEVRKAQPVDMFPETKHVESIILMTYCGSGGEK